Below is a genomic region from Pseudazoarcus pumilus.
GTCAGCGGCGGCCGCTTCGCCTCGAACGAAGAACTGAGCGTCGCCCGTGCCCGCGCCATCACCCGCTTCCTGCAGACGCGCGACGTTCCTCCCGTGCGCCTGGCGGCCAACGGCTACGGTTCCATGCACCCGCTCGACACGCGCGGCACGCCTGCGGCACAGGCGCGTAACCGGCGCATCGAGATCCGCCTCACCGACCGCTGACGAACAGTCCGGTTCGACCCGTAGCGCACCCCGCCCCTATACTGGAATCTCCCGCAACGAGAGCAACGGAGGTTCCAACATGTCCGCACACGTCTACAAGCTCGTCGAACTGGTCGGATCATCGACCGAAGGCACGGACGACGCCATCCGCAACGCCATCGCCACCGCCAACAAGTCGCTGCGTCACCTCGACTGGTTCGAGACCACCGAGATCCGCGGCCACATCGCCGACGGCAAGATCGCGCACTGGCAGGTCAAGCTCAAGGTCGGTTTCCGCATCGAGGAGTGACGGCGCTAGGCGCGCGCCGCGTCCTGCCCGGTCAACGCCGGTGCGGGCGGCGCCGCGCGACGCCCGCGACGCCCCTTCACGATCTGGCGCGAGAGCACGATCATCGGCACCAGGCCGACGGCGACGATGGTCAGCGCCGCCGTCGAGGCTTCCGCCAGGCGCTCGTCGGCCGCCAGATTGTGGGCCTGGGTGGCGAGCGTGTCGAAATTGAACGGGCGCATCACCAGCGTTGCCGGCAATTCCTTCATCACGTCCACGAACACCAGCAGCCCGGCGGTCAGCAGGCTGCCGCGCAGCATCGGCACATGCACGCGCCGCAGCGTGGCAAAGCGCCCATGACCGAGAATGCGTGAAGCATCGTCCATGTTGGGCGTGATCTTGCCCAGGCTGGCCTCGACGGTATGCAGCGCGATCGACAGAAAGCGTGTGAGATAGGCATAGATCAACGCCGCGATGCCGCCGGTCAGGATCAGCCCCGGATTGACGCCGAACCAGGCCGTCGCGGTCTCGGCGATGGCGTTGTCGAGTCGCGTCACCGGAATCAGCACCCCCACGGCGATCACCGAGCCGGGCACGGCATAGCCCAGCCCGACCACGCGGTTGCCCGCCTGAGGCCAGTTCGACGGCGACAGGCGCGCCGCGTAGGCGAGCAGCAACGCCAGGCCGACCGCCAGCACGGCGGCGACCGACGCCAGTACGAAGCTGTTGCGAGCGAGCAGGACGAAACGCGGCCCGAACTGCGCATCGCCCTCGACGATGGCCATGTTCAGCAGGAGGCCAGCGGGCAGCAGAAAGCCGGCGACCAGCGGCATCAGGCACAGCAAGGTCACCACCCAGGCGCGCCAGCCACGCAGGCGGATGCGCACCGGCGAGGCGTTCTGGCGCGAAGTGTTGTTGAATCGCGCGCGCCCCCGGCTGATGCGCTCGAGCACCAGGACGACGATCACGAAACCGAGCAGCAATGCCGACAGCTGTGCCGCGGCCGCGCGGTCGCCGAAGGAAAACCAGGCGCGATAGATGCCGGTGGTGAAGGTCTGCACACCGAAGTACGAAACCGTGCCGAAATCGGCCAGCGTCTCCATCAACGCCAGCGCGGTGCCGGCGACGATGGCCGGGCGAGCCAGCGGCAGCGAGACCCGAAAGAAACTGCTCCACGGCCCCAGTCCGAGCGAGCGTCCGGCCTCGAGCATGCCCGCCGCGCGCTCGAGGAACGCGGTGCGCGCGAGCAGATAGACATAGGGATAGAGCACGAACATGAACATCGCCGAGGCGCCACCGACCGAGCGCACGTCGGGAAACCAGTAATCGCCCGCCCGCCAGCCAAACCATTCGCGCAGGGTACTCTGTACCGGTCCGACGAACTGCAGGAAGTCGGTGTAGACATAGGCCATGACGTAGGCCGGCACGGCCAGAGGCAGCACCAGCGCCCATTCGAGCACGCGCCGCCCGGGAAAGTCGAACATGCTGGTGAACCACGCCCCGAGCACCCCGATGCTGGCCACGCCCAGGCCCACGACGACGCACATCACGACGGTGTTGCGGATGAACTCGGGCAGCACCGTCGCGGCCATGTGGCTCCAGGTGTCCGAGGTGCCGGCGACCAGCACGTTGGAAAACACCGACAGCACCGGCACCGCGATGAGCACGGCGATGAACAGGCCGCTCCAGGTCGGGGGGGAACGATCCGGCAACAATCGGGTGGAAACGGTCCTGGCTTGCATCGGGGGCCCGAAGAATGAGGCCGCGCTCGCTGCACGGCCCCTGATTTAGAAATTATAATTGATCGCATTATCGCTTCTACGGAGGCGTGCCGCCAAATGCTGCGGCGCGTGAATCCCGATGTCCCACCTCGAACTCAGCGCAATCGAACTGGCCTACGACGCCCATCCGGTCGTGCGGCGACTGTCCATGCGACTGCCGCGCGGCGCGATCGGCTGCCTGCTGGGTCCGTCGGGCTGCGGCAAGACCACCGTGCTGCGCTGCATTGCCGGCTTCGAACATGTCGATGCGGGCGAGATCCGGCTCGACGGACGCGTGGTCAGCAGCACCTCGATCCACCTGCCGCCCGAACAGCGGCGCATCGGCATGGTATTCCAGGATTACGCGCTGTTTCCCCACCTCACGGTGGGCGCCAACATCGGTTTCGGCCTGCGCGGGCTCGAGGCGGGTGCGCGGCAATCGCGCGTCGGGGCCATGCTCGGCGTGATCGGGCTCGCCGGCCAGGGGGAGCGCTATCCGCACGAGCTGTCCGGCGGCCAGCAACAGCGCGTCGCGCTGGCACGCGCACTCGCCCCCGAGCCGGACCTGCTGCTGCTCGACGAACCTTTCTCGAATCTCGACGTGGAACTGCGCGAACGTCTCTCCCACGAAGTGCGCGACATCATCAAGGCCACCGGCATCACCGCGGTGATGGTCACGCACGACCAGAACGAGGCCTTCGCCGTGGCCGACGAGATCGGCATCATGTACGAGGGCCGCATCCAGCAATGGGACACGCCCTACAACCTCTATCACCGTCCGTGCAACCGCTTCGTGGCCGATTTCATCGGTCAGGGCGTGCTGCTCTCGGGCGAAGTTGTCGACGATCAGCACGTACGCACCGACCTGGGTCTGCTGGTGAGCGCCATCCCCACCGAATGCCGCATCGAGGATGGCCGCAACTGCGGACGCTGCACGGTCGAAGTGCTACTGCGTCCCGACGACGTGGTGCACGACGACGACAGCACGCTCCAGGCGCGCGTGCTCAAGAAGGCCTTTCGCGGCGCCGACATCCTGTACACGCTGGAGCTCGATTCAGGCGCGCGCGTGCTCTCGTTGGTGCCCAGCCATCACAACCATGCGCTGGGCGAGATGATCGGCATTCGTCTGGAAGCCGATCACGTCATCACCTTCCACCGCGACGCCGAGTACGCCGCCCATGCGCAGCCGTTCAACGCGCTGCAGTGCACCGAAGGATGATTCCCTGGCTGTCCTACACGCCGCACTTCCCGCCCGTCGACGCCGCACTCGACGATCCTCCGGGCCTGCTCGCGGCAGGGGGTGCACTGACTCCCGAATGGCTGCTCGAAGCCTACCGGCACGGCATCTTCCCGTGGTACAGCGCGGGGCAGCCCATCCTGTGGTGGAGTCCGAACCCGCGTCTGGTGCTGTTTCCAGGCGAGATCCGCATCTCGCGCTCGCTGCGCCGGACCTTGCGGCGCGGCCGCTTCGAAGTGCGCCTGGACACGGCCTTCGACGCCGTCGTCGAGGCCTGTGCGGCACCGCGCGACGACGTCCCCGGCACCTGGATCACCCCCGAGATGCGACGCGCCTACGGCCAGATGCATACCCTGGGCCATGCGCACAGCGTCGAGGCCTGGCACGAGGGCGAACTCGTCGGCGGCCTCTACGGCATCGCGCTGGGCCGCGCCTTTTTCGGCGAATCGATGTTCAGCCGCCGCACCGACGCATCCAAGGTGTGCCTTGCCCATCTCGCGCGCTTTCTTGAATCACGGAATTTCGGCGTGATAGATTGCCAGATGACGACGTCCCACCTGCTCTCCCTGGGCGCGCGCGAGATTGCGCGCAGCGAATTCTGCCGCCTCGTCGGAGAACTGGTCGACAGTGGTACGCCGCCCGAGCGCTGGCCAGCCAGCGCGGTTGCCGACACTTTCCGGGAAAGCGTTTGAGCACATGCAAAAGGACTATCCGTACGCCCTCATCCAGTTCTACGCAACGGCGCCCTATGCGTGCTCCTATCTGCCCGATCGCACCGCGCGCTCGCAGGTCGCCACGCCCGGCCATCTGATCGACACGCCGATCTACAGCGACCTGGTGCGCAACGGCTTCCGTCGCAGCGGCGTGTTCACCTATCGCCCACGCTGCGACAGCTGTCAGGCCTGCGTGCCGGTGCGCATCCCGGTCGATCGCGCCGCCTACGACCGCAACCAGCGCCGCGTGCTCGCGCGCCATGAACACCTGGTCGCGCACGAGCGCCCCCTCGAGTTCGACGAGGAGCATTTCGCGCTCTACCAGCGCTACCAGGGTGCGCGCCATGCCGGCGGCGGCATGGATCAGGACAACCGCGAGCAATACACGCAGTTCCTGCTGCAAAGCCATGTCGACACGCGGCTGGTCGAATTCCGCGAGGACGGCGTGCTGCGCATGGTCAGCGTGATCGATCGTCTCATCGACGGGCTCTCGGCCGTATACACTTACTACGAGCCCGACGTGCCGCGCACCAGCTACGGCACCTACGGCATCCTGTGGCAGATCGAGACCTGCCGCCGTCTCGGCCTGCCCTACCTGTATCTGGGATACTGGATCCGGGAGAGCCCGAAGATGGCCTACAAGAGCCGGTTCCGCCCGCTCGAAGGGCGCATCGACGGGCACTGGCAGGTACTCCAGGACTTCCTCCGGCCATAGCGCCACCACGACATGCTCTATTCCCTGCTGCGCCCCGCGCTCTTCGCCCTCGACCCCGAGGCCGCTCACGACCTGACCCTGCGCGCGCTGCGTACGGTCGGCCGCATCCTGCCACCTGCGGCGCCGGCCGATGCCGATGCGGTAGAGGTGATGGGCATCCGCTTTCCCAACCGCATCGGTCTGGCCGCCGGCCTGGACAAGAACGGCGCGGCCATCGACGGCCTCGCGCGCCTGGGCTTCGGCTTTATCGAGATCGGCACCGTCACGCCGCGCGCGCAGCCGGGCAACCCGCGCCCGCGCCTGTTCCGCATTCCGTCCGCCGAGGCCATCATCAACCGCATGGGCTTCAACAACGACGGCGTCGACGCGCTGCTCGCCAACGTCATGGCCGCACGCAGCAGCGGCGTGCTGGGCATCAACATCGGCAAGAATTTCGACACACCCATCGAGCGCGCCGCCGACGATTACCTGGCGTGCCTCGACAAGGTCTACCCGCACGCATCCTATGTGACCGTCAACATCTCCTCGCCGAACACGCAGAACCTGCGCCAGCTGCAGGGCGCGGACGAACTCGATGCGCTCCTCGGCCGCCTCAAGGCGCGCCAGCACGAACTGGCCGACGGCCACGGGCGCTACGTGCCGCTGGCACTGAAGATCGCGCCCGACCTCGATCACGAGCAGATCGTCGCCATCGCCGGGTTGTTGCGTCGCCACCGCATCGATGGTGTCATCGCCACCAATACGACGATCGCGCGCGAGCGCGTGCTGGGCCTGCCGCGAGCCAACGAACAGGGCGGGCTGTCAGGCGCGCCGGTGTTCGACGCCTCGACCGCGGTCGTGCGCCGGCTGTCCGAGCTGCTCGCCGGCGAGGTGCCGATCATCGCCGCCGGCGGCGTGATGCGCGCCGACGACGCGCGCGCCAAGCTCGAGGCCGGCGCCCAACTCGTACAGCTGTACACTGGTCTGATCTATCGCGGGCCGCGACTGGTGCGCGAATGCGTGCGGTGCACGGCCGACTTCGTCGACGCCGCCTCGCCGGCGGCGGCCTGAGGCGGCCCGCCCTCGGACGGATTGGGAATATTCCTATAACTGCGACAGGGTTGAGTGCTTAATTCCTGCGCGGGATAATCCGGGCCACATGTCGGCATCCACTATGAGCAGCTACTTCTTTCTCGTCATCGGCGCAGTCCTCGTCAACAACGTCGTGCTCGTGCGCATGCTCGGGCTGTGCCCGTTCATGGGCGTATCCAAGAAGCTCGAGACGGCGGTGGGCATGGGTGCGGCCACGACCTTCGTGCTCACCCTGGGCGCCGGCAGCAGCTACCTGATCGACCGCTACCTGCTCGAACCCAACGATCTGGGCTATCTGCGCACGCTGTGCTTCATCGTCGTGATCGCGGCGATCGTGCAGCTCACCGAGCTCGCCATCGAAAAGACCAGCCCGCTGCTGCACCGCGTGCTGGGCATCTACCTTCCGTTGATCACGACCAATTGCGCGGTGCTCGGCGTGCCACTGCTCAACGCGGGCATGGCCAACGACTTCGTCGAGTCCCTGCTCTTCGGCTTCGGCTCCTCGGTGGGCTTCACGCTCGCGCTGGTGCTGTTCGCCGGCATCCGCGAGCGCCTCGACGGTGCCGATGTGCCGCTACCGTTTCGCGGCACGGCCATCGCGATGATCACCGCCGGCCTGATGAGTCTTGCCTTCATGGGCTTCGGCGGACTGGACCGCTTCCAGTGATGCGCACGAAGTTCCGATCCCTCGCTTCGTTCCCGCACGAGGTGCGCCGATGCTGACCGCCCTGCTCGTCATGGCTGGTCTGGCCCTGGTCATCGGTGCCGCCCTGGGTTGGGCGTCGATCCGCTTCAAGGTCGACGCCGACCCGCTGGTCGACCAGATCGACGCCATCCTGCCGCAAACCCAATGCGGTCAGTGCGGCTATCCGGGCTGTCGCCCGTATGCAAAGGCGATCGCAGACGGCGAGGCCGACATCAACCAGTGTCCGCCGGGCGGCGAGGAAGGCATCCGTCATCTGGCCGATCTGCTGGGACGCGAGTTCAAGCCGCTGGACGAGTCGCACGGGGTGGAGAAGCCCAAGTCGGTGGCGGTCATCGACGAGGATCTGTGCATCGGCTGCACGCTGTGCATCCAGGCCTGCCCGGTGGATGCCATCGTCGGCGCCGCCAAGCAGATGCACACCGTGGTCGATCCGCTGTGCACGGGTTGCGAGCTGTGCGTCGCGCCCTGCCCGGTCGATTGCATCTACATGGAGCCGGTGCCGGAGACGGTCGAGAACTGGAAATGGCGCTACCCCGTGTTCAAGCTGGAGCAGGTGTCGTGATCACGAAGCTGTTCGGATTCAACGGCGGCGTCAAGCCCGCGACCCACAAGGACGACTCGGCGCGCGCGCCCATTATCCGCGCGCCGCTGCCGGCGCGCCTGATCGTGCCGCTGCGCCACAATACGCGCGCCATCGCCCGCCCCATCGTCGAGATCGGCCAGCACGTGCTCAAGGGCGAGCGCATCGGCGGCGCCGAGGGCGTGCTCGGCACGGCCTGCCATGCGCCCACCTCGGGCACGGTCGTGGACATCGCTGAACACACCATGCCGCATCCGTCGGGCCTGCCGACGCTGTGCGTGTATATCGAACCCGACGGCGAGGATCGCTGGATCGAGCGCAAGCCCTTCGACTACGCCAATTGCGGCTGCGGCGACCGGCAGGCGGTCCTCGATTATCTGCGCGACTCGGGCATCGTCGGCATGGGCGGCGCGGCCTTCCCCAGTCACATCAAGGTCGGCACCAAGCGGGTAGCGCACACGCTCGTGCTCAACGGCGCCGAGTGCGAACCCTGGATCACCTCCGACGACCGGCTGATGCGCGAGCGCGCCGACAGCATCCTGCGCGGTGCCGAGATCCTCAGCGACCTGCTCGGTGCGCAGCGCATCCTCGTCGGCATCGAGGACAACAAGCCCGAGGCCATCGCCGCGATGCGCGAGGCGGCGCAGAAGCTGCCCGTGGCCGAAGTCATCGTGGTGCCCACGCTCTACCCGGCCGGCGGCGAGAAGCAGCTCATCCGCGTGCTCACCGGCATCGAGATCCCGCACGGCAAGCTCGGCACCGAATTCGGCGTGCAATGCTTCAACGTCGGCACGGCCGAGGCCGTACATCGCGCCTTCGATCTGGGCGAGCCGCTGCTCTCACGCGTGGTGACGTTGACCGGCAACGTCGAACGTCCCGGCAACTGGGAGGTGCTCGTCGGCACGCCGATCGAGAATCTGCTCGAGCTGGTCGGCCCGCGCGCCGACACCGATCGCTACATCCTCGGCGGGCCGATGATGGGCTTCGCCCTGCCCGATCTGTCGGTGCCGGTGGTCAAGGGGACGAACTGCGTGATCGCCGCTTCCCAGGCGCTCTTTCCCTATCCGCCGCCGGAGCAGCCGTGCATCCGCTGCGGCGCCTGCGCCGAGGCCTGCCCGGCCGACCTGCAACCGTTCGAGCTGTACTGGTACGCACGCTCGAAGAACTTCGGCAAGGCGCAGGAATATCATCTGTTCGACTGCATCGAGTGCGGTTGCTGTGCCTACGTGTGCCCGTCGAACATTCCGCTGGTCGATTACTACCGCTTCGCCAAGAGCGAGATCTGGGCGCGCGAACGCGAGCACGACGCGGCCGACGCCGCGCGCGAGCGCTTCGAGTTCCGCAACTATCGTCAGGAGCGCGAGAAGGCCGAAAAGGCCGCGCGCCTGGCGGCCAAGGCGGCCGAGACCAAGGCGAAGCTCGCCGCCAGGGGTGAGGGCGAGACGGCGAAAGCCGAGGACGACCCCAAGAAGGCGCTGATCGCTGCCGCCCTGGCTCGCGCCAAGGCGCAGAAGGAGAGCGTCGCGCCGAAGAACACCGACGACCTGCCGCCCGAAGTGCAGGCCGAGATCGCCGAGATCGACGCGCGCCGCAAGCCACTCACGGGTGAGGAAGTGGCTGCGCAGGAGGCTGCGGAACCCAGCGCCCGCGAAGCGGGCGAAGCGGCAGCCCACGCGCGCGACGAGGACACGAAGAAGGCGTTGATCACCGCTGCCATCGAACGCGCCAAGGAACAGAAGGCAAAACAGGCCGAGCGGCGCGAAACGGCGGAGCGTGACGACAAATGACACGCGACGCGACGGAATCCCGCAGATGATCCATTCGCCCTACATCCGCACCGGCGCCAGCGTGCATGCGGTCATGCGCAACGTGCTCATCGCGCTCGTGCCGGGCATCGCCCTCTACGTGTGGCAGATCGGCGCCGGTATTCTCGTGCAGCTGGCCATCGCCACCGTGGTCGCGCTCGCCGCCGAGGCACTGGTGCTGCGCCTGCGCGCCCGCCCGGTGGGCATCGCGCTGACCGACCTGTCGGCGGTGGTCACGGCCTGGCTGGTGGCGCTCAGTTTCCCACCCATCGTGCCGTGGTGGATCACCGCCTTCGGCGTGCTCATCGCCATCGTCGCGGTCAAGCACCTGTACGGCGGTCTGGGTCAGAACCCGTTCAACCCGGCGATGGTCGGCTACTGCGCGATGATCGTCGCCTTCCCCTCGCTGATGGCGCAGTGGCCGCCGGCCGGCGCGCTGGACTTCGCCACCCAGCTCGAGCTGATTCTCGGCGGCGTGCGCGAGATCGATGCGATCACCGGCGCGACCGCGCTCGATGCGTTGCGCACCGGCCTGCGCGCCGACGACGCGACGGTGCCGCTCGTGATGCAGCGCGAAGCCTTCGGCATGGTGGGCGGGCGCGGCTGGGAATGGATCGGCCTGGGTTATCTGGCCGGTGGCCTGTGGCTGCTGGCGCGGCGCACCATCACCTGGCACATGCCGGTTGCCTTTCTGGGCACGCTGACGGTCATCTCCGCACTGATGTGGCTGATCGACCCACAGCAGTTCGCCTCGCCGCTGTTCCACCTGCTCAGCGGCGGCGCGCTGCTCGCCGCCTTCTTCATCGTCACCGATCCCGTCTCCGGCTCTACGACGCCGCGCGGCAAGCTGATCTTCGCCGCCGGCATCGCCATCATCGCCTACGTGATCCGCAACTGGGGCGCCTTCCCCGAAGGCATCGCCTTCGCCGTGCTGCTCATGAACATGTGTGTTCCGCTGATCGACATGAAGACCCAGCCGCCCGTGTTCGGTCACAAGGAGGCGCGCCGCCCATGAGTGACGAGCGCTATACGGCCAGCCGCACGGCGCTGCGCACCGCCGGCATCATGCTGGTGTTCACGCTGGTGTTCACGGCGCTGATGGCCGCCACCTACCGGCTCACCGCGCCGAGCATCGCCGAAGCCGTTCAGACCCACAAGATGCGGCTGATCCACGACATCCTGCCCCCGGGCAGCTACGACAACGATCTGCTCGCCGACGTCGTCGAGCTCGGACCCGCGCCCGAACTCGGGCTGGTGCGCGGCGGTCAGGTCTACCGTGCACGTCAGGGTGGCGCACCGGCCGCTCTGGTGCTCGACGTGGTCGCACCCGACGGCTATGCCGGGCGCGTCGCGCTGGCCGTGGCCGTGGGCATCGAAGGTCGCGTATCGGGCGTGCGCGTGACCGAGCACGCCGAGACGCCGGGGCTGGGCGACTACATCGATCCGGCCAAGGACCGCAATCGCGAGTCCCCCTGGATCGACCAGTTCGAGGGGGCCTCGTTCGCCGGCACCCCGCCATCGGACTGGCGCGTCACCAAGGATGGCGGCGCCTTCGACTACCATGTGGGTGCGACCATCAGCGCGCGTGCGGTAATCGAGGCCACGCGTCGCGCGCTGCACTGGGCCACGACGCACCGCGAGGCGCTGTTCGACGCCCCGGCGGGCGCTCGTCTGCAACTGGAGTGAGAGGCATGGACTGGCAACGATTCCGCGAAAACTCGTACAACGGCCTTTGGAAACAGAACCCCGGCCTGGTGCAGTTGCTCGGCCTGTGTCCCATCCTCGCCGTGAGCACCACGCTGGTCAATGCGGTGAGTCTGGGTCTGGCAACCATCCTCGTGATGGCGGTCGCCAACCTGGCCATCGCGCTGCTGCGCAACTTCATTCCGTACGAGATCCGCATCCCGGTGTTCATCCTGGTGATCGCCGCGCTGGTGACCATGGTCGACCTGGCCTTCAACGCCTACTTCCATGAGCTCTATCTGGTGCTGGGCATTTTCATTCCGCTGATCGTCACCAACTGCATCGTGCTCGCCCGCGTCGAAGCCTATGCCGCCAAGAACGACCCCGTCGCCTCGACCATCGACGGTGTGATGATGGGCCTCGGTCTGGTGTGGGTGCTGGCCGTGCTCGGCGGCACGCGTGAGCTCATCGGCGCGGGCACACTGTTCGCCGGCATCGACATGATCGTGCCGGCGCTGTCCCACATCGACGTGTTCGGTCAGGACTACTCGGGCTTCCTGCTGATGATCCTGCCGCCAGGTGCGTTCTTCACGCTGGGCTGCCTGATCGCGCTGTTCAACTGGATCAACGCCCGCGCCGCGTCCCGCAGCGAGCGCGCGAGCGGAGAGCCGTCGGCAGGCGCGGAGCAGGCCGAAGCCGCGACCGGCGCGTGAAGCGCGCAGCCATCGCCGAGTTCTTCCGTCGGCTGGCGCAGGCCAACCCGAACCCGACCACCGAACTCGAGTACGCCACGCCCTTCCAGCTTCTCGTTGCGGTCGCACTCTCGGCCCAGGCCACCGACCGCAGCGTGAATCTGTGTACGCGCAAGCTCTTCGCGCTCGCGCCGCGCCCCGAGGACATGCTGACCCTGGGCGAAGCAGGCGTGACCGAATGCATCCGCACGATCGGCCTGTTCCGCAACAAGGCGAAGAACGTGGTCGCCCTGTCACGCCTGCTGCTCGAACGCCACGGCGGCGAAGTGCCCCACGACCGCGCCGCACTCGAAGCGCTGCCCGGCGTGGGGCGCAAGACCGCCAACGTGGTGCTCAACACCGTCTTCGGCGATCCGGTGATGGCGGTCGACACCCATATCTTCCGCCTGTCCAACCGCACGGGGCTCGCGCCCGGCAAGGACGTGCTCGAGGTCGAGCATGCACTGATGCGTCGCGTGCCGAAGGAATACCTGAAGGACGCGCACCACTGGCTGATTCTCCACGGACGCTACGTGTGCACCGCGCGCAAGCCCGGCTGTGGCCGCTGCATCGTGCGCGACCTGTGCGACTTCCGCGACAAGGTCGATTGAGTCTCGCGCCATGCCGCCGTCACGCGTTCCGGGTTAGCATGCGGCGTCATCCTGTTTGCGGGAGTCTCCCATGACCACCTGGATCGTCCTCGGCCTGATCGTTGCGCTCATCGTCTATGTGATCGCGATCTACAACGGCCTCGTCGCGCTGCGCAACCGCGTGCGCAACGCCTTCTCGCAGATCGACGTGCAGTTGCAGCGGCGCTACGACCTGATCCCCAATCTCGTCGAGACCGCCAAGGGCTATCTCAAGCACGAGCGCGAAACGCTGGAAGCCGTGATCCAGGCGCGCAACACCGCCAAGGCCGCAGCCAGCCAGGCCGAGGGCGACCCGGCCGACGGCGGCGCGATGCGTGCGCTGATGGGCGCCGAGGCCGCACTCGGCGGCGCGCTGGGGCGCTTCTTCGCGCTCGCCGAGGCCTATCCGGATCTGAAGGCCAACGAGAACATGGCGCTGCTGCAGGAGGAACTGGCCAGCACCGAGAACCGCATCGGCTTCGCCCGCCAGGCCTTCAACGACGCGGTCACGACCTACAACATCAAGCGCGAGTCCTTCCCGGACGGCATCATCGCCAACACCTTCGGCTTCCGCGCCGCCCAGCAGTGGCAGATGGAGGACACTGCCGCGCGTGCCGCGGTGAAGGTCGATTTCGGCAGCTGACGGGTTCGCCATGGATTTCTTCGGTGCCCAGGAGCGCGCCCGGCGCGGCACGCGCTGGCTGATGCTGTGGTTCGCGCTGGCGGTGGTCGGCATCGTCGCGGTGGTCTATCTCGCACTGGCCTTGGTCACGGGCATGTCGGCCGAGGCGCAGGGCGAACCGGCAACGCTGTGGCGACCCGTGTTGCTGGGCTGGACGCTGGCCGGCGTGGGTGGATTGATTCTCGCCGGCTCGCTCTACAAGCTCGCACGGCTGGCGCGCAACGGTGGCGCAACCATCGCGCTCGATCTGGGCGGACGGCCGGTGTCGCGCTCCACCACCGATGTGCGCGAACGCCGTCTGGTCAATGTCGTCGATGAAATGGCGATCGCCGCCGGCATCCCCGCCCCGCCGGTATACGTGCTCGACGCCGAGGCCGGCATCAACGCCTTCGCCGCCGGCGCGCGACCGGCCGAGGCCGTGATTGCCGTCACCCGCGGCACGCTCGAACAGCTCGACCGCGATCAGTTGCAGGGCGTGGTCGCGCATGAGTTCA
It encodes:
- a CDS encoding ABC transporter ATP-binding protein codes for the protein MSHLELSAIELAYDAHPVVRRLSMRLPRGAIGCLLGPSGCGKTTVLRCIAGFEHVDAGEIRLDGRVVSSTSIHLPPEQRRIGMVFQDYALFPHLTVGANIGFGLRGLEAGARQSRVGAMLGVIGLAGQGERYPHELSGGQQQRVALARALAPEPDLLLLDEPFSNLDVELRERLSHEVRDIIKATGITAVMVTHDQNEAFAVADEIGIMYEGRIQQWDTPYNLYHRPCNRFVADFIGQGVLLSGEVVDDQHVRTDLGLLVSAIPTECRIEDGRNCGRCTVEVLLRPDDVVHDDDSTLQARVLKKAFRGADILYTLELDSGARVLSLVPSHHNHALGEMIGIRLEADHVITFHRDAEYAAHAQPFNALQCTEG
- the rsxB gene encoding electron transport complex subunit RsxB produces the protein MLTALLVMAGLALVIGAALGWASIRFKVDADPLVDQIDAILPQTQCGQCGYPGCRPYAKAIADGEADINQCPPGGEEGIRHLADLLGREFKPLDESHGVEKPKSVAVIDEDLCIGCTLCIQACPVDAIVGAAKQMHTVVDPLCTGCELCVAPCPVDCIYMEPVPETVENWKWRYPVFKLEQVS
- the rsxA gene encoding electron transport complex subunit RsxA — its product is MSSYFFLVIGAVLVNNVVLVRMLGLCPFMGVSKKLETAVGMGAATTFVLTLGAGSSYLIDRYLLEPNDLGYLRTLCFIVVIAAIVQLTELAIEKTSPLLHRVLGIYLPLITTNCAVLGVPLLNAGMANDFVESLLFGFGSSVGFTLALVLFAGIRERLDGADVPLPFRGTAIAMITAGLMSLAFMGFGGLDRFQ
- a CDS encoding quinone-dependent dihydroorotate dehydrogenase; this translates as MLYSLLRPALFALDPEAAHDLTLRALRTVGRILPPAAPADADAVEVMGIRFPNRIGLAAGLDKNGAAIDGLARLGFGFIEIGTVTPRAQPGNPRPRLFRIPSAEAIINRMGFNNDGVDALLANVMAARSSGVLGINIGKNFDTPIERAADDYLACLDKVYPHASYVTVNISSPNTQNLRQLQGADELDALLGRLKARQHELADGHGRYVPLALKIAPDLDHEQIVAIAGLLRRHRIDGVIATNTTIARERVLGLPRANEQGGLSGAPVFDASTAVVRRLSELLAGEVPIIAAGGVMRADDARAKLEAGAQLVQLYTGLIYRGPRLVRECVRCTADFVDAASPAAA
- a CDS encoding dodecin; translation: MSAHVYKLVELVGSSTEGTDDAIRNAIATANKSLRHLDWFETTEIRGHIADGKIAHWQVKLKVGFRIEE
- the aat gene encoding leucyl/phenylalanyl-tRNA--protein transferase, producing MIPWLSYTPHFPPVDAALDDPPGLLAAGGALTPEWLLEAYRHGIFPWYSAGQPILWWSPNPRLVLFPGEIRISRSLRRTLRRGRFEVRLDTAFDAVVEACAAPRDDVPGTWITPEMRRAYGQMHTLGHAHSVEAWHEGELVGGLYGIALGRAFFGESMFSRRTDASKVCLAHLARFLESRNFGVIDCQMTTSHLLSLGAREIARSEFCRLVGELVDSGTPPERWPASAVADTFRESV
- a CDS encoding ABC transporter permease — translated: MQARTVSTRLLPDRSPPTWSGLFIAVLIAVPVLSVFSNVLVAGTSDTWSHMAATVLPEFIRNTVVMCVVVGLGVASIGVLGAWFTSMFDFPGRRVLEWALVLPLAVPAYVMAYVYTDFLQFVGPVQSTLREWFGWRAGDYWFPDVRSVGGASAMFMFVLYPYVYLLARTAFLERAAGMLEAGRSLGLGPWSSFFRVSLPLARPAIVAGTALALMETLADFGTVSYFGVQTFTTGIYRAWFSFGDRAAAAQLSALLLGFVIVVLVLERISRGRARFNNTSRQNASPVRIRLRGWRAWVVTLLCLMPLVAGFLLPAGLLLNMAIVEGDAQFGPRFVLLARNSFVLASVAAVLAVGLALLLAYAARLSPSNWPQAGNRVVGLGYAVPGSVIAVGVLIPVTRLDNAIAETATAWFGVNPGLILTGGIAALIYAYLTRFLSIALHTVEASLGKITPNMDDASRILGHGRFATLRRVHVPMLRGSLLTAGLLVFVDVMKELPATLVMRPFNFDTLATQAHNLAADERLAEASTAALTIVAVGLVPMIVLSRQIVKGRRGRRAAPPAPALTGQDAARA
- a CDS encoding arginyltransferase; this encodes MQKDYPYALIQFYATAPYACSYLPDRTARSQVATPGHLIDTPIYSDLVRNGFRRSGVFTYRPRCDSCQACVPVRIPVDRAAYDRNQRRVLARHEHLVAHERPLEFDEEHFALYQRYQGARHAGGGMDQDNREQYTQFLLQSHVDTRLVEFREDGVLRMVSVIDRLIDGLSAVYTYYEPDVPRTSYGTYGILWQIETCRRLGLPYLYLGYWIRESPKMAYKSRFRPLEGRIDGHWQVLQDFLRP